Genomic DNA from Elgaria multicarinata webbii isolate HBS135686 ecotype San Diego chromosome 2, rElgMul1.1.pri, whole genome shotgun sequence:
ctctctctccctctcctaaataaattcatTATGCAAGAAATGCTAAACAAATGGTAtctttgcactctctctctctctcttctcaatCTCTCTCTGACCGAAATGAATGCCGCCAGACCGAGAACCGagaaaaatgattggcattccctcccaCAAACACTGctattggaggagaacatggtcacagacagcgctgtggcaattcctgatTGGTTTGCCActgatgtcaatatcaattatcaaaactaccccaacaacgttccttattgggaggttttcaattagacacaccacacacacacactaaacagtcaaataatttcagagacgTTAGAAACTCCAATTGGGAGCATCTCagctctgaaattattctatgggtttagaagcagccaatctctgccctgtaagattgaatgctccacggACATTTGTGGTTATCAGATCTTTCCGGTGCGGAGTACACACCCCTACTACACATAGACATACCTTTAACTTCTTTCTCCCTGCTACTTCTGAAATCCCACTGCCATAGTTTGGTTCAAGTGAATTGAGCAACAGCACACAGGATGGCAGGTTTTGCCCATGATAAGAAATCCAAGTTGTGCAATGTCGTGCTAAACTGATgtgccagaaaacaacaacaacaacagaaacagtTGTGTGATTTTAGTGGCAATTGTGGGGCAATCTGTCATTTGGAGTATGACATCTACAGTATACTATATCCATGAATTGCTTGGGCTGCTGTTTAGATTAGCAGCAATCTGCATAAGGGTCAGCAGAGAACCCACGTGACTTGTGACAGTTAGGCACACTGATTCTACACCACCTCTGATACTTATGGCCTGGCACCTGGAAGCATGCCAAAAAGACCCAAAAAACTTTGCACAAGCATAGTCAAGAGTTGGGTGCGAGGAATCAAAGAGAGCATAATAGTCTTCTATGAATACTTTTCTGAACTGTTATAAAGTTTTAGTTTGTTCTTTGGCTCTTGTCCCTCTTGGTCTTCACGTGGCCTCTGGGATCTTATTATCCCAGTTTATGATTTCCTATTAGCACTTGACACAGTGTTTCTGTTCATACTCTGCAAGGAGGATAGTTATATCTTCCTGCCCCATCACTCACCTCCCCAAAGATTCTGTCAGTGGGTAGATTTATACAGTACCAGGTGAAGGCTAATGAACATCTTCCTAAAAGGGAAGTTAAATTATTGCACTTTTTTGGATGAAAGCACATAAAAAGATAATAATCTAAGGGGCATACTCAGTGGTGCCCCTTTGGTACAGGACTTATTAGTTACTGTATTAAAAGGAAAGGCATTCTGTTGGAAGACTCCTTACAGGAGTCATCTACAAACTGTACTTTTGAATGCAGTATTTGAGGCAGAGCCTACAGATCAAggacttttatttttttaccaatTCACCACCCAGTACCATAAAAAGCAAACGGCTCTGTATAAGGCTCCATCTCCTCTTGAGGCTTTTTGCTTCCAGCACATTACGCCAGGGAGAGTGTGAAACTGCATCGAAAACTGAAAATACAAGCGAGGTATGTTGTTGCAAAATgggtactttttctttttaaaaatgtgcttgtGAGGTTTGCTTGCTTCTTAGGTACTCTGGCTATTTGTCCCAGTTTCTCTTTCAAACATCtgttaaattagcatatgcataatGGATTTATTGTTGAACTAAAGATGTCATAACAACATAGAAAAATCATGTAGTAAGATTGGCTACACAGGATATTACAATAAtcccattaaaaacataataaaaacataaaactgcccagagagctccggctattgggcggtatagaaatgtaataaataaaataaataaataaataataaaatcagtaCATTCTACAAGGGAGTTATAGTGCCCAAAAAGCACAGGAGTGCAGTTGTGATCCATTGCATTTGTTCTGCTGATGTGCTGTgttgctgcattattattatttttttgcaactCTAGAGGTAACTTATCtcaggcagggtctacactattgctataaaatggtttataacagtagtgacaactgttggggcccaggaaactcTCCATATACATGCTCTGTAGGTGCGTGTGCATGCGTACGTGAGTGCATAATATAATTTCATTAAATGTTGGATAAAGATCTCAACTTTCCACACAGTgcttattaccctatttcttcgattctaagacgcattccCCCCctcgtataaacatctctaaaagtggggtgcgtcttagaatcggtGGTGTATCTTAGGGTTTctttttctattggtggtactgaaattagtgtgcatcttacaatcaatggcgtcttacaatcgaagaaatacggtacattgtAAGTTGAGCAGCCACTTACACAGTACCCCACCAAGgaagaaatgtatcaccaaaagaGAAGACACCCacacaagtatgtgtgtgtgtatgtgcaagtTTGGAATTTAATCCAATTAATcaaatagaaatgtaagaaatctcaccatagtggagagactgactaggtgacccatgtatcagtctgctgtccagatgctcacGGTTGAGTTGATGGGCAACATCAAGCCCCTCCTTGCCCTTCTTatcattttttatctttaaatcaggcttggactggacaacccctcaaatagaggacaccttcaaagagtGCACTGCCTTCTGCCAGTTCACCAAAATAGAGGACcaacctctgtaaagtaggatgctTGGCCacctttgctgatctactgcaaataatTCAGCAATGCCCACCCCCGATCTAGTACAATGCACAGGCCCCATGAGGTCAGTTTTTGTGTGCCCCACTTCATCACAGCTACAATTCCACTGCTACCACCACTATGATTGGGCTCCCCacagctgtttggcaggctgtGAGGAGCCTGATTCGGCTGGGAAACTGAATCTTTGGGATTTCAGCCATGCTGCTACTTCcaacagtggggggtggggttagtATGTGTGGACCCCACGGGGTTCCATGGGAGGAGGGGGCAATGTGGCCCCCTGGACCTGTACTATTTGCTCATCCTGTACTAGTTGATCCTTATCTATTTTCTACTTGCCTCTATTATAGAGAGAATATAAAGAAGTTACTAGATTGGTGAAATCTGCAACACTCATCATTGTACAGAAATCATTTTGGTTGTTTTCCCAAGGTATCCTTTAATATTTTCAGAAATATTGAATGTACAAGTTATGCTCATGACTACAGTATATGGAAGAAGTGGGTAACTGGACTAACGTTTTATTAAGATCACATATGGTCTACAGGCTAATCTAGTGCATAAATGAGAGGAAATGGAGCCAGGAGGGAAGGCGAGGCTTTAGTGTCTGTATTGTattggaaaatggaaaaaaaaaatctaataaactGTTGATAACAAAAAATGAGATAGTTTTGACATCAACTGCAATATGTGCTATTTTTCATACTTTGGATTGTTGGTCTTATCTAAGTAGGTTTCCTCCTCCTTGttaatcttatttatttctgGCATTTATTGATGGCTTTTCTGCCAAGCATCCATAGAATGCATTTGATTACCTAATGAAATAATTAGATGAGAGCTGAGCATTTGGGGGAGATTGAGGAAGAATCTGTTGATGGGTGTTCAGGTTATATTTTGAAATTCACTAAGCTGTGATAGTACATGTGTGCAGAATCAGGTGGTCTAGTACTAAGGTGGTCAAACCACTGCTTCACATATATCACAAATCTCAGCAAGTAGAAACCAAACACAGCAGAGAGTAGCTGTGTTGGAACACCCTTTGCTGATGTGCTAGCAGAGTATTAAAAAGTGCGATCTCTCACctaaggcttcatcccacatacctgtttcctcaaattatcccctgtagcgtaaagctgttgttgttgttgttagctaaatcacatcccgggtggcagcgctcctaagatcctttgcataccaagaaaagagtttaaggggggaaatgtaaaaaaatcattaaaaatgaacggatgacccaatcagtggtatgcttaaagcactccttaatatctattactgtgctaattttgatgtctttatctttaaaacttatgcagatgtaagcatttgtttaatttgtactttaaacatatcaaatcctcctcctgctctcccagtggctgctcagaaaacaacaaataattcactcctaaagaggtagcaaaataggtcggttcttttggctttagagcacaattaaagcaaggatgcatgggagtacttcacagtcaaagcagattataaactggaaaacttcagagtcctttgcacgcaatttgcagtgattgcacagtataaccctggtgtgatgaagctcctaCAGTCTGAATTGGTAAGAATCCACTCTACCACCGTAGGGCTTCACCCCCTGATCCTCTTGCATATGTTAGACCACCAGGCTGTAACTATCAACAACACATGTCAACTGCTGAGCATATTCATTCTGTGTCTTTTCAGGTGATCTAGATATGGATTCCCCTCCCCTGATGAAGAATACAAACAATGTGACTGAATTTGTCCTCTTTGGCCTCACCCAAAACGAAGAGATGCAGAAAATATGTTTTGTGCTCTTCCTGTTCTTCTATTTGATCATTGTGCTGGGAAACCTTCTCATTGTTGCCACTGTGCTCTTCAGCTCCCGCTTGAACTCTCCCATGTATTTCTTCCTCAGCTACTTATCTTTTGTAGACATCTGCTACTCCTCTGTTACAGCCCCCAAAATGAtcacagacttcctggttgaaaagAAAACCATTTCGTTCATTGGCTGCATAGCACAGCTCTTTGGGGTCCACTTCTTTGGCTGCACGGAGATCTTCATCCTCACAGTGATGGCGTATGACCGGTACATTGCGATTTGTAAACCGCTGCGCTATACCACCGTTATGACCAAGCGGGTTtgtgggcagatggtggcagccTCATGGCTTGGAGGGCTTGTACATTCACTAGTGCAGACTCTGATCACCACCCAGCTTCCCTTCTGTGGGCCCAATGAAATTGACCATTATTTCTGCGACATCCACCCTTTGCTGCAACTGGCTTGCACAGATACCTACGCTGTTGGCATTATAGTGGTGGCCAACAGTGGGATGATTGCTTTGAGCTGCTTTGTCATCTTGGTTGTGTCATACATCGTCATCTTGGTCTCCCTGAGATCTCAGTCTTCGGAAGGGCGCCGCAAGGCTCTTTCTACCTGCGCTTCCCATGTCACAGTAGTCATTTTGTTTTTTGGGCCATGCACCTTTACCTACATACGTCCTTCCAGCAACTTCTCAGAAGACAAAACAGTGGctgtgttttatactgttattacCCCAATGCTAAACCCATTAATCTACACGCTAAGAAATGAGGAGATGAAGAATGCCATGAGAAAATTATGGAGCAGGAAAGTGACAAAAATGTGAACACAATGTTGTtctctaaactagggtgaccatatgaaaaggaggacaggacttctgaatctttaacagttgcatagaaaggggaatttcttcaggtgtcatttgtatatatggagaacctggtgaaattccctcttcatcacaacagttaaagtgcaggacctagagtgaccagatttaaaagtgggcagggcacctgcagctttaactgttgtgatgaagaggaaatttcaccaggttccccatatatacaaatgacacctgctgaaattcccttttctatgcaactgttaaagatacaggagccctgtcctccttttcttaatgTCAGCCTATCTAAACGAGCAATACAGCAAACTCGTTTCTGGCCACTCATTGACGTTTCCAGGTCAATTTAACGACACTGTAATcaaacaggatgtctcctgtAGTCCCCGCTccccattccattttaaaatacatcatagataagctggaataaacccccaATGGCATGAAATCGGCAGCGTGTAAAGCTAACATTGCACTATGAACCTGccgaggaggggaggaaggaatttgaatggaggaagaagagggtaaaatgcctccttgcaacaaagggaggcagatccaaTCCCCgtgtgtctacttagaagtaagtcccattgcattcaatggggcttacttccaagtaagtgtgatgAGGCTTGTAAACTTACAGTAAgatcttacttctactcagaagaatgtcctggctttcctgggggctatGAGGAGAGAGACAACAAGACCTACCTCCCTTTGTGCACatgccagagagagagggaggcgcTCCCTCGATTTAACTGTGTTTGCCGTTTAAACGAGCCCTGGGAAATAGAGCAGGACCTTCCCTcagccctctcctcccatgtaatccaatTCGTATCAATcccgccaaagaaacaggaagcagaacAGTGCCAGATAAACAacgggatttcccttaatgtagagaagctcaatatGTGTAGATATTAGTAAAATAGGCTCACGTGCTTTCTACTTTGATGTCAagtgatctttttattttctctggcaTATTAatcagtttcattttaaaaaacccaactgcCTTGTGTTTTTGTGCTGCCTTTGTATGTCTTACTGCTTTTCTGTTTcactttatatttttttattttgttttaattttgtcatGAGCTATCCTGAGAACTTGGTTGTAGAACAGCCTGTATGTAcgcagaaacaaacaaataaaatgtgcTACAGAAAAATGGTGTTttgatgaaatatttatttaaaatagtttatatcctgctctttctCCCTAAGGGGATCAGAGTGGCAGGCACTAAAAACCATATGACAATGTAATAGACAATGACAAACAATAAAACTCTCAGAAGCCTGATGATAAAAAGAGAGCTTTATCTGCTTTCCGAAACGCAGGCATCGAAGGAGCCATATGGATCTCCCTGGAGTTTCAAAGGTGGGGGGCTGCCACAGAAAATGTCCTCTTGCATGATATCAATTGGAAGGACAGAGAGAAGGCCTGTTCACGGGCAGGATTATACGGAGGAAGATGTTTGGCTCTATGGGTGCAGAATCAAATTGAAGTGGGTCAGAGGACAACAGAAgacatggccacacccactgacatcatcatCCCAATCCCGCCCATTtcccctttctctgtgctgacaGAGAAAGGAACTTGGCCAGTGGTGGGAAGAGCAGCTGAGTTGGGCAACTCCTCTCCATGTGCCTCTTGcagtcctagggtgaccagatggaaaggaggactgggctcctgtatctttaacaattgtatagaaaagggaatttcagcaagtgtcatttgtatgcatgcagcacctggtgaaattccctcatcatcacaaccgttaaagctgcagaagctatactggagtgacaagatacaaaagagggcagggctcctacagctttaacggGCATGGATAACTAGGGACTACTCCAGAGACTGAGGTTAAGTCTacagcagctgggggtggggggcaaagggAACAGCCATGGGCATAAGCTTTCTAGTCTAAGGTGAGCAGGCTGGTTGGTGACCCTGGGCCATCCCTTTGGAAGTAAGCAACAGGCAGATGGGGATCCAGCCACCCTGGTGCTGGGCATGCCAGGGCTGTTGAGGACAGGGGTCACTGTGgagacaggggcaggatctacactactgctttaaagcactttataacagttttgacaactgttgaggcccaggacacactccatatatagtcttcaaaactgttataaagtgctttaaagcagtagtgtagatccagccaggcTAACTAGtgcttaggaacataagaagagccatgctggatcagaccaatggtccatctagtccagcaccccatttctcacagtggccaaccagctgcaggAACCCCCAAGCAGGGTATGGGTTTTGCTTGTGTTTCTAACATCACTagcgataagagatcctggctgaGTTCGgtcaacatgctaatcaatggttgtttc
This window encodes:
- the LOC134393320 gene encoding olfactory receptor 4S2-like; protein product: MDSPPLMKNTNNVTEFVLFGLTQNEEMQKICFVLFLFFYLIIVLGNLLIVATVLFSSRLNSPMYFFLSYLSFVDICYSSVTAPKMITDFLVEKKTISFIGCIAQLFGVHFFGCTEIFILTVMAYDRYIAICKPLRYTTVMTKRVCGQMVAASWLGGLVHSLVQTLITTQLPFCGPNEIDHYFCDIHPLLQLACTDTYAVGIIVVANSGMIALSCFVILVVSYIVILVSLRSQSSEGRRKALSTCASHVTVVILFFGPCTFTYIRPSSNFSEDKTVAVFYTVITPMLNPLIYTLRNEEMKNAMRKLWSRKVTKISLMIKRELYLLSETQASKEPYGSPWSFKGSDVGATTEKRRELCVST